GCATGGGTTACTTCCCGTAGCGCCTCGTACTCGAACATTGGCTCGATGCATTTTCTCTATCCCTTCTTACCCTGAAATGGCACCTTACGTTCTTGAATCGAAAACCATCTTTCGGCTAACCTACCATCCTCCGTCCCTCGGGACCCAACAAAGCTATAGTACAAGAATCTTCACCTATTGTCCATCGACTACGGCTTTCAGCCTGATCTTAGGCCTTGACTCACCCTCTGTAGACGAACCTTGCGGAGGAACCCTTAGGTTTTCAGGGCATTGGATTCTCACCAATGTTTGCGTTACTCAAGCCAACATTCTCTCTTCCGCTTCGTCCACCCCTACTTGCGCAAAGGCTTCTCACTAAGGCTTCTCTTTCgcttagctcaaaaaatattaatattatctaaactaaattttatgtgaacttaataggttattagttatgttatatacaaaaataaataaatttggttcggatatcaaatgtaaaatttttacatacattggacttaaaagtgaaaattatatttattctatttaaaccaaatatattttaaatataaggtctaaaaatcaatcgaaattaaacttatgttaattttataacgttaatctaaaaaattaaatttgaaaaaaataagtgttagtaaacaaattttctaaacagaaaatagagaatggaaaagagagaatgaaaactgaaaaattagaaaacagaaaaccgAAAACAGTTTTCTATGTTAGTAAACAGACccaaaaatttgtaaaatgacttttgaaaaacattttttaaattccaaatggaccttaaataaaattttaaaattttaatatttattacttttacacttataatagaaaaaattgtcaaatagacCTCTgaatatgataaaaaaaaaatagtttgaccttgaaactttaaaaattttaaattaagcaTATCAATTTATCATTTTGGTGTATCTAGACTTAAAAACCAGTTATCTAACTTATCTCTAAGTCAAAATCGGTAAAATCCAACGTGGTATCTTACATGTCACATACTCACATCaataagttaatttttatttggaataaagtagGACAATCACATTATTTTGTAAGAAAATGAAGGTTATGCTAATCACCCAAAACACTTTCAAAATTAGAATTAacatattcttttttaaaaattacacttcTCGTTCTTAGGTTATAcgataattgtaaaatttgtcTCCAATTGTTGTCTTGTTGGTCacgctcacttttcgtccttaagttatcattggtgttgcacttttcgtacatttactaacaaaacattagggacgaaatttgcaacttTAGTATAGTTTATGGACCAAAAGTGAGcataaaaagttaataaaatgatGAAAAGTACAATGTCAATGATAGTTTAGAGGTGAAAAGTGCACAGCATTAATAATTAGGgataaattctacaattaccttataacgtaaggagtataattttctttatatttttttcattaactaGTTAACACTTAGGTGAAACTAAAAATTTTGCTttggttaaaattaaaaattaattttacaaaacttgaggattaaaattcaaaagtaaaaCATTTAAAGAGAAtcattttgattaatgtttgcatAGTTAAGGATGAAATCTTGCATAGTTAAGGATGAAATTGGTTAAGATTGGAAGTGTAGACCAAATAGgtttttaactcaaaaaaaaaactctttataAAACAAAAGGGAAGAATACCCGCCAATAGCCGAACGAGTCATGCCCGAGTCATCTCCACTCAATGCGCAACCGAGCACATCGTGTTAAGCTCTCACAGCTTAACGACGCAACCTCACTCCCTTCCCAACGCCACCGAAACTTCGCCGCCGTAACTGCATCTCAAATCCTAGACCGCGAGCCTCAATCAACTCCAGAGAATCGCATCTACAATCATCTTTTAAAACTGTGTCTGCTGCAATGCAAGCAAATCCAGTCCCGCCGGATATTCGACGAAATGCCGCAAAGAGTGGAGTTTGCTTCGAGGAAATGCAAGATTGTCCATGGTCAAAGCTTGAAACATGGGTTTGCATCAGAAGGTTTTTTGGGGAATGCGATTGTGGATTTATATGCAAAATGCGGAGATATGGGTTCGGCCGAGAGCGCCTTTTCGCGGCTTGAAAGGAAGGACACTTTGGCATGGAACTCATTGGCATCAATGTATTCTAAGCAGGGGCTGTTGGAAAACGTTGTAGATGTATTTCGGTGTATGCAGAGCAGTGGCTCGTCCCCGAATCAGTTTACTTATGCCATTGTTTTATCAGCTTGTGCTAGGCTGATGAATGTTGAGCTGGGGAAACAAGTGCATTGTAGCGTTTTGAAGAGAAGGTACGAGTTCGATTCGTTTACAGAAGGTTCTCTGATTGATATGTATGCAAAATGCCGTTGTTTGGCTGATGCTAGGAGGATTTTTGATGGTGTGGTGAGGCCTGACACGGTTTCTTGGACGATGATGATTTCAGGTTATGTTCAAGTTGGATTACCTGAGGAGGCAATGCAACTGTTTGAGGAAATGCAGAGGCTAGGTTGTGTACTGGATCAGGTGGCCTTTGTGACAATCATCAATGCATGTACCAAACTAGGAAGGCTGGATGTTGCTCAGGGAATCTTTTCCCAGATGCCTGATCCAAATGTTGTGGCATGGAATGTGATGATTTCTGGATATGCCAAGGCTGGAAAAGAAGTAGTAgctataaatttttttcatgataTGGTACGAGCTGGCATTAAGCCCACAAGATCAACCTTGGGAAGTGTTTTGAGCGCAATGGCATGTGCTGCAAATCTTGCTTATGGATTGCAGGTTCATGCTTTGGCGGTTAAACAGGGTTTAGCATCAAATGTTTATGTAGGGAGTTCTTTGATTAACATGTATGCAAAATGTTCAAAAATGGAAGTTGCAAAAGAAGTATTTAATGGGTTGGTTGAAAAGAATGATGTATTATGGAATGCATTGCTTGCTGGGTATGCACAGAATGGTAATGCTCGTGAAGTCCTAAATCTCTTCATGGATATGATGTTCTTTGGTTTTCAACCTGATGAATATACTTATACTAGCATTTTGAGTGCATGTGCTTGTTTGGAAGATTTATATTTGGGGCAACAATTGCATTCTATCATAATCAAGAATAAGTTTGCATCTAACCTATTTGTGGGAAATGCTTTAGTAGATATGTATGCCAAATCTGGATCTCTTGGTGATGCTATGCAACAATTTGATCTAATACAAGGTAGAGATCATATATCTTGGAATGCGATTATTGTTGGCTTTGTACAGGATGGTGAAGAAGAAACAGGTTTcaatttgtttcaaaaaatgATGTTGGAAGGAATCGCTCCTGATGAGGTCTCTTTGGCTAGTGTACTTAGTGCCTGTGCCAATAAAAGAGCTCTGAATAAAGG
This portion of the Ipomoea triloba cultivar NCNSP0323 chromosome 5, ASM357664v1 genome encodes:
- the LOC116019358 gene encoding pentatricopeptide repeat-containing protein At3g09040, mitochondrial encodes the protein MRNRAHRVKLSQLNDATSLPSQRHRNFAAVTASQILDREPQSTPENRIYNHLLKLCLLQCKQIQSRRIFDEMPQRVEFASRKCKIVHGQSLKHGFASEGFLGNAIVDLYAKCGDMGSAESAFSRLERKDTLAWNSLASMYSKQGLLENVVDVFRCMQSSGSSPNQFTYAIVLSACARLMNVELGKQVHCSVLKRRYEFDSFTEGSLIDMYAKCRCLADARRIFDGVVRPDTVSWTMMISGYVQVGLPEEAMQLFEEMQRLGCVLDQVAFVTIINACTKLGRLDVAQGIFSQMPDPNVVAWNVMISGYAKAGKEVVAINFFHDMVRAGIKPTRSTLGSVLSAMACAANLAYGLQVHALAVKQGLASNVYVGSSLINMYAKCSKMEVAKEVFNGLVEKNDVLWNALLAGYAQNGNAREVLNLFMDMMFFGFQPDEYTYTSILSACACLEDLYLGQQLHSIIIKNKFASNLFVGNALVDMYAKSGSLGDAMQQFDLIQGRDHISWNAIIVGFVQDGEEETGFNLFQKMMLEGIAPDEVSLASVLSACANKRALNKGKQVHCLLIKVGLETGCFAGSSLVDMYCKCSNIEAATEVFSCMPERSVISINALIAGYAQIDTEHAINLLKHMLAEGLKPSEVTFASVLDVCGDHHNLHLGQQIHCFILKLGISYNDEFLAISLVSMYVKSLMQTDAKLLFSEFPDPKSTVLWTAMISSNIMVECTEEGLVWYQEMRKCNVMPDQATFASVLKACSTLASLLDGRKIHSLIFHTGFDRDELTSSSLVDMYAKCGDVQNSAQVFNEMISKKDIVSWNSLIVGFAKNGFAEDALKVFNEMKQTDVKPDEITFLGLLTACSHVGLVAEGREIFDLMTSHYGVRPRVDHCACMIDLLGRWGFLKEAEVFIDRLDFEPDAMIWATYLGACRIHGDGIRGQRAAEKLIELEAQNSSSYILLSNIYATSGDWDRVNSLRKEMKEKGVWKPPGCSWISVEQQTNVFVAGDKFHPRAGELHSLLKDLTALMKDKGYGGTQSYLHDEHIEYELCRL